ATCGGCATAAAGTGGGCTTAACCTGGGATGGCCTCTTGGCTCGTCTCTAACATACGCTGATGCAAATGCCTCTGTAAGGGAAGGGTTGAGTATGGGGTCCTCGCCTGCTATTTGTTGCTGAGACGGGGAACTGTTAGTCAAATCGTACCACCCAGTTATGCCAAATGCAGCCCGTACTCGCTCGAAAACAATGTCGCTTGAGTCTTTCAAATGGACGACAGCAGATATAGCAAGATTAGCTCCAGCGGAGGTACCGCCTACGACGATTGACGTCACTGGGCCAAGCAGTCTCTCAGCATCCGCAGTTAGACACCACTTAACAGCATCTACAGCGTCGTCGTGCGCAGCCGGATAGGGGTGCTGCGGGGCAAGTCTGTAATCGGAAACTACCACTGGAGCCCGCAATGCGTCGGACAGTCGCAGACTCAGACCGCGTTCCGACTTGGATGACCCAATACAAAAACCTCCACCGTGAAAGTAAACGAGCACCCTCCCTCGCTGCGCATTTCGGGGGATTCGCACCACGGCAGTGTGTGCCCGGACCTTTATGACTTCCTCGTGGCATGGAGCTGGTGCGCCAGATCCGAAGAGAGAGTCTGCCGCCTCCAGGGCGGCACGCTGTTGTTCGAAATTCATCTCTTCAGTCTTGGCAATTGCTAGCGTCTCAAACAATTGCCTTATGGTCTCCTCGTCTGACATTGGCTCCTTTTGATATCTCTTAAACATTGAAATCTCCGATTGCTATGAAATCTGAATCGTCGCCGCTACGAATTGCAGATTGGCTCCACGATGCCATGACCGAGTAAGGGGCCCGGCAGCAGGTTCTACGTTTCTCCAGACTGTACTTCTCCCTGGTTTCGCACAGACTTTGCAGTCTGAGTCTGCTCAATATCACTACTTTTTATGCGAGTAATGACCCTGGCCTGTTCGAGACTCATCAGCGCCGCGATTCCTGCAAAAGCAAAAAAACAACTTATAAAGCCAAGTCTGTCAAGACCAACCTTGGCCACAACTGGCCCCGTTGTCTGGCCGAGCCTAGCCGATGAAACGAACATCGCCACTGACGTTCCTCTCAGTCCAGGGGGTGCCACCTCCGTTGCCCGGGCTTGCAAGGCAACAATGGACATTCCTTCTCCAGCTCCGCACATTGCGATTGCCGCAAGAGCTAAAAGTCTGCTACCCGCCTCCGATGCTATCGCCAAGCCCAACATTCCAGCCGAGTACGCTAAGAAGCCCATAAGTAGGATGTTTACGAACCCCACCCTCTGCTGAAGGCGCCCTCCATTACTCGACATGATCATGGAGAGCACAGAGCCTGCTGTTAGGAAAGCGCCTATCGTGAGAGCGCTAGCATGGAAACGCTCCTTGAGCATTACTGGGACTGCCGCCATAATCCCGCCGAATATTAAAAGGAAAAGCACGAAGCCGCGAA
The genomic region above belongs to Acidimicrobiia bacterium and contains:
- a CDS encoding alpha/beta hydrolase; this encodes MFKRYQKEPMSDEETIRQLFETLAIAKTEEMNFEQQRAALEAADSLFGSGAPAPCHEEVIKVRAHTAVVRIPRNAQRGRVLVYFHGGGFCIGSSKSERGLSLRLSDALRAPVVVSDYRLAPQHPYPAAHDDAVDAVKWCLTADAERLLGPVTSIVVGGTSAGANLAISAVVHLKDSSDIVFERVRAAFGITGWYDLTNSSPSQQQIAGEDPILNPSLTEAFASAYVRDEPRGHPRLSPLYADLAGLPPVRLDAAEIDTLRDDSVRLAEKLDVAGVNTELVEWKRMPHMFPYFEPMLKEAKDFIYSELPMWLSEAARWN